From a single Thalassophryne amazonica unplaced genomic scaffold, fThaAma1.1, whole genome shotgun sequence genomic region:
- the LOC117506131 gene encoding putative uncharacterized protein DDB_G0271606, giving the protein MTLSVSGSEQEEQQKVQQGEQQKVQQEEQEEQQKGQQGEQLEVQQEEQEEQQKGQQGEQQEVQQEEQEEQQKGQQGEQQEVQQEEQEEQQKGQQGEQQEKHQEERQEEQQEERQEEQQEERQEEQQEVQQEERQEVQQEERQEVQQEERQEVQQEERQEVQQEERQEVQQEERQEVQQEERQEVQQEERQEVQQEERQEVQQEEQEERQEVQQEERQEVQQEERQEVQQEERQEVQQEEQEERQEVQQEEQLPQN; this is encoded by the coding sequence ATGACTCTGAGTGTTAGCGGCTCAGAACAAGAGGAACAACAGAAGGTACAACAAGGGGAACAACAGAAGGTACAACAGGAAGAACAAGAGGAACAACAGAAGGGACAACAAGGGGAACAACTGGAGGTACAACAGGAAGAACAAGAGGAACAACAGAAGGGACAACAAGGGGAACAACAGGAGGTACAACAGGAAGAACAAGAGGAACAACAGAAGGGACAACAAGGGGAACAACAGGAGGTACAACAGGAAGAACAAGAGGAACAACAGAAGGGACAACAAGGGGAACAACAGGAGAAACATCAAGAGGAACGACAGGAGGAACAACAAGAGGAACGACAGGAGGAACAACAAGAGGAACGACAGGAAGAACAACAGGAAGTACAACAAGAGGAACGACAGGAAGTACAACAGGAGGAACGACAGGAAGTACAACAGGAGGAACGACAGGAAGTACAACAGGAGGAACGACAGGAAGTACAACAAGAGGAACGACAGGAAGTACAACAGGAGGAACGACAGGAAGTACAACAGGAGGAACGACAGGAAGTACAACAAGAGGAACGACAGGAAGTACAACAAGAGGAACGACAGGAAGTACAACAGGAGGAACAAGAGGAACGACAGGAAGTACAACAAGAGGAACGACAGGAAGTACAACAAGAGGAACGACAGGAAGTACAACAAGAGGAACGACAGGAAGTACAACAGGAGGAACAAGAGGAACGACAGGAAGTACAACAGGAGGAACAGCTACCACAAAACTAA